The following are encoded together in the Drosophila sechellia strain sech25 chromosome 3R, ASM438219v1, whole genome shotgun sequence genome:
- the LOC6618718 gene encoding odorant receptor 98a, whose translation MLFNYLRKPNPSNLLTSPGSFRYFEYGMFCMGWHTPATHKIMYYIASCLIFAWCVVYLPIGISISFQKDINTFTPNELLTVMQLFFNSVGMPFKVLFFNVYISGFYKAKKLLSEMDKRCTTLEERVKVHRGVVRCNKAYLIYQFIYTAYTISTFLSAALTGKLPWRIYNPFVDWRESRSSFWKAALNETALMLFAVNQTLMSDLYPLLYGLILRVHLKLLRLRVEKLCTDPRKSDAENEQDLIKCIKDHKLIIDYAAAIRPAVTRTIFIQFLLIGICLGLSMINLLFFSDIWTGLATVAYINGLMVQTFPFCFVCDLLKTDCELLVSAIFHSNWINSSRSYKSSLIYFLKNAQKSIAFTAGSIFPISTGSNIKVAKLAFSVVTFVNQLNIADRLTKN comes from the exons ATGTTGTTTAACTATTTGCGAAAGCCGAATCCGTCGAACCTTTTGACTTCTCCGGGCTCATTTAGATACTTTGAATATGGAATGTTTTGCATGGGATGGCACACACCAGCAACGCATAAGATAATGTACTACATAGCATCctgtttgatttttgcttgGTGTGTTGTATACTTGCCAATCGGAATCAGCATTAGTTTCCAAAAGGATATTAACACGTTCACACCGAATGAACTGCTGACAGTTATgcaattatttttcaattcaGTGGGAATGCCATTCAAGGTTCTGTTCTTCAATGTGTATATTTCTGGATTTTACAAGGCCAAAAAGCTGCTGAGCGAAATGGACAAACGTTGCACGACTTTGGAGGAGCGAGTGAAGGTGCATCGAGGGGTGGTCCGTTGCAACAAGGCCTACCTCATTTACCAGTTCATTTATACCGCGTACACTATTTCAACATTTCTATCGGCGGCTCTTACTGGAAAATTGCCATGGCGCATCTATAATCCTTTTGTGGATTGGCGAGAAAGTAGATCCAGTTTTTGGAAAGCCGCCCTCAACGAGACTGCACTTATGCTATTTGCTGTGAATCAAACCCTGATGAGTGACCTATATCCACTGCTATATGGTTTAATCCTGAGAGTTCACCTCAAACTTTTGCGACTGCGAGTGGAGAAACTGTGCACAGACCCTAGGAAAAGCGATGCTGAAAACGAGCAAGATTTGATTAAGTGCATCAAGGATCACAAGCTCATTATTGA ctATGCTGCAGCAATACGACCAGCGGTTACCCGCACAATCTTCATCCAATTCCTATTGATCGGAATTTGCCTTGGCCTTTCAATGATCAATCTTCTCTTCTTTTCCGACATCTGGACGGGATTGGCCACAGTGGCTTATATCAATGGTCTAATGGTGCAGACATTTCCATTTTGCTTTGTTTGTGATCTACTCAAAACGGATTGTGAACTTCTTGTGTCGGCCATATTCCATTCCAACTGGATTAACTCGAGCCGCAGTTACAAGTCATCTTTGATTTATTTCCTAAAGAACGCACAGAAATCAATTGCTTTTACAGCCGGCTctatttttcccatttccactGGCTCGAATATTAAG GTGGCTAAGCTGGCATTTTCGGTGGTTACTTTTGTCAATCAACTAAACATAGCTGACAGATTGACAAAGAACTGA